In Fodinicola acaciae, the following proteins share a genomic window:
- a CDS encoding endonuclease V produces the protein MEWPRTVGEADEMQRRLAAQVRLIDCPAPETAAGLDVSYAVGSDRLVAAAVLVELASGDILAQSIVDGAANFPYEPGYLAFREMPVLLQALEKLDRRPDVLLVDGQGLAHPRRCGSACQLGIHTGLPAIGCAKTHFVGAYDDPGPRRGDRQPLVDAGEDIGFVLRTQQNVKPVYVSPGHLVGMDQCCEIVLRACTAYRLPDPIRHADRISRAALKN, from the coding sequence GTGGAGTGGCCGCGTACGGTGGGCGAGGCCGACGAGATGCAGCGGCGGTTGGCCGCGCAGGTACGGCTGATCGACTGCCCGGCACCGGAAACGGCCGCCGGCCTCGACGTGTCGTACGCGGTCGGCTCCGACCGGCTGGTCGCGGCGGCGGTGCTGGTCGAGTTGGCCAGCGGCGACATCCTGGCCCAGTCCATCGTGGACGGTGCGGCAAACTTTCCGTACGAGCCGGGCTATCTGGCCTTCCGCGAGATGCCGGTCCTGTTGCAGGCACTGGAAAAACTGGACCGTCGGCCGGACGTGCTGCTGGTCGACGGACAGGGCCTGGCGCATCCGCGGCGCTGCGGATCGGCGTGCCAGCTGGGCATCCACACCGGCCTGCCGGCGATCGGCTGCGCCAAGACGCATTTCGTCGGCGCGTACGACGATCCCGGTCCGCGCCGCGGCGACCGCCAGCCGTTGGTCGATGCCGGCGAGGACATCGGCTTTGTGTTGCGTACGCAGCAAAACGTCAAGCCAGTCTACGTCTCGCCCGGACATCTTGTCGGCATGGACCAATGTTGCGAGATCGTGTTGCGAGCGTGCACGGCATATCGGCTGCCAGATCCGATCCGGCACGCCGACCGGATTTCCCGCGCGGCACTCAAAAACTAG